One part of the Rutidosis leptorrhynchoides isolate AG116_Rl617_1_P2 chromosome 1, CSIRO_AGI_Rlap_v1, whole genome shotgun sequence genome encodes these proteins:
- the LOC139893595 gene encoding uncharacterized protein, giving the protein MGHLAKNCWEKTPGTANTPATNTGAAKTCYECGQKGHCRNECPNKKGPEKGRGRAFNINAHQAHMDPDLVNDTFLLNNHIISVLSECGANRGFVSIESCCMLDKTHVPTDTKHFIELVNDKLMKADKIINTSRSHVLQEKTRIPLDSGENLTVFGDKNIVKLNLISCIMAQKYLRKGYHAILAHVKKIETKEQQIEDVPSVREFPNVFPKELHGLPPHRSVEFQIDLVPGATPVTRSP; this is encoded by the exons ATGGGACACCTGGCCAAAAACTGCTGGGAAAAGACTCCTGGTACCGCAAATACTCCTGCTACTAATACTGGTGCCGCTAAGACGTGTTATGAGTGCGGTCAGAAGGGGCACTGTAGAAATGAATGCCCAAACAAGAAGGGGCCAGAGAAAGGAAGAGGTAGAGCTTTTAATATCAATGCTCACCAGGCTCATATGGACCCTGACTTGGTTAATGATACGTTTCTTCTAAACAATCACATTATTTCAGTACTGTCTGAATGTGGTGCCAACAGAGGTTTCGTATCCATAGAATCTTGTTGCATGCTTGATAAAACCCATGTACCCACAGACACTAAGCACTTTATTGAACTGGTGAACGATAAGCTTATGAAGGCTGATAAAATCATAAATACT AGCCGAAGTCATGTGTTACAAGAAAAAACACGTATACCCCTTGATAGTGGAGAAAATTTGACAGTTTTTGGGGATAAAAATATTGTAAAACTTAACCTGATTTCGTGCATCATGGCACAAAAATATCTGAGAAAAGGCTatcatgctatcctagcacatgtgaaaaagaTAGAAACCAAAGAACAGCAAATTGAAGATGTACCAAGCGTTAGAGAATTCCCAAATGTTTTCCCCAAAGAACTACATGGTCTTCCACCTCATAGATCGGTAGAGTTTCAAATTGATCTCGTACCCGGAGCAACACCTGTTACCCGATCACCATAA